A region from the Altererythrobacter sp. H2 genome encodes:
- a CDS encoding NAD kinase, with protein sequence MGSNHGFSRLALVASDTDRAQEAAAELAGVHDWVPMAQADAVVVLGGDGFMLHTLHAMLDAGAILPAYGLNLGTVGFLMNRYRSGSRILDKVNRSRSIAIAPLRMEAVTQTGVRHVACAINEVSLLRETRQTAKIEVSVDERIRIKELVCDGVLVATPAGSTAYNLSANGPILPLDSQLLALTPISPFRPRRWRGAILPDRSTIRLRVNEPDKRPVSAVADQKEFRDIAEVSLEIAGDSELTLLFDPGHALDERIVAEQFLA encoded by the coding sequence TTGGGCAGCAATCACGGTTTTTCGCGGCTGGCACTGGTCGCGTCCGACACGGATCGGGCGCAGGAAGCTGCCGCCGAACTGGCCGGAGTGCATGACTGGGTGCCGATGGCGCAAGCCGATGCCGTGGTCGTGCTGGGCGGTGACGGCTTCATGCTCCACACGCTCCATGCCATGCTCGATGCAGGGGCAATCCTGCCCGCCTACGGCCTCAACCTCGGCACAGTGGGTTTCCTGATGAACCGCTATCGCAGCGGCAGCCGGATACTCGACAAGGTCAATCGTTCACGCTCCATTGCTATCGCGCCGCTGCGGATGGAAGCCGTGACCCAGACCGGCGTGCGGCATGTGGCCTGCGCCATCAACGAGGTCTCCTTGCTGCGTGAAACCCGCCAGACCGCGAAGATCGAGGTTTCGGTGGACGAGCGGATCCGGATCAAGGAACTGGTCTGCGACGGTGTGCTGGTGGCCACTCCTGCCGGTTCGACCGCCTACAACCTGTCCGCCAACGGGCCGATCCTGCCGCTCGATTCGCAATTGCTGGCGCTGACGCCGATCAGCCCCTTCCGTCCGCGCCGGTGGCGCGGGGCAATCCTGCCCGACCGTTCGACCATCCGGCTGCGGGTCAACGAGCCGGACAAGCGCCCCGTTTCCGCCGTGGCTGACCAGAAGGAATTCCGCGATATTGCCGAAGTCTCGCTCGAGATCGCGGGCGATTCCGAGCTTACCCTGCTGTTCGATCCGGGCCATGCGCTGGACGAACGGATCGTTGCCGAGCAATTCCTCGCCTGA
- a CDS encoding plasmid mobilization protein codes for MQASRISFRASPSIEAALALRAQRAGCSVSEYLRSMVREKVGLQ; via the coding sequence ATGCAGGCTTCGCGAATTTCATTCCGGGCCAGCCCGTCCATTGAGGCGGCGCTGGCCCTTCGTGCTCAACGGGCAGGCTGCTCCGTATCCGAATATCTCCGTTCGATGGTGCGTGAGAAGGTTGGGTTGCAGTAG
- a CDS encoding acetyltransferase — MLAIYGAGGYALQMLDTVETLLANGRQACFVSDNGPDELCGVPVLRPAAVPEGASYCIAIAGSDTRKRIASGLPRFSTLVSPTAIISDHATIGEGSIIAHNTIIEAKARIGRHFHANIYSYVAHECTIGDFVTFAPRVNCNGNVTIGDGVYIGTGAMIKQGVTIGEGAVIGMGAVVTKDVPAGETWVGNPAKAR; from the coding sequence ATGTTGGCTATTTACGGCGCAGGCGGCTACGCCTTGCAGATGCTCGATACGGTCGAGACCCTGCTCGCAAACGGGCGCCAGGCCTGTTTTGTCAGCGACAACGGCCCCGATGAACTTTGCGGCGTTCCGGTTCTCCGTCCTGCCGCAGTCCCCGAGGGTGCAAGTTATTGCATCGCCATTGCCGGTAGCGACACCCGCAAGCGCATTGCCAGCGGCCTGCCTCGCTTCTCCACTCTTGTTTCCCCCACAGCGATTATCTCCGATCATGCGACAATCGGTGAAGGAAGCATTATTGCGCACAACACCATCATCGAGGCGAAGGCGCGCATCGGCAGGCACTTCCACGCCAATATCTATTCCTACGTCGCCCACGAATGCACCATCGGAGATTTCGTGACATTTGCCCCCCGCGTGAACTGCAACGGGAATGTCACCATTGGCGATGGTGTTTACATCGGGACAGGCGCGATGATTAAACAGGGCGTAACCATTGGAGAGGGCGCAGTAATTGGCATGGGCGCAGTCGTCACGAAGGACGTTCCTGCTGGCGAAACATGGGTCGGCAACCCAGCCAAGGCTCGCTAA
- the trxA gene encoding thioredoxin — translation MATVTVTDASFPTDVLGSDKPVLVDFWAEWCGPCKMIAPALEEISEELAGQVTIAKMDIMENTDTPAKLGVQGIPYLVLYKNGEKAAELTGARPKSQLKAWLESVL, via the coding sequence ATGGCTACCGTTACCGTCACCGACGCCAGCTTCCCCACCGATGTGCTGGGCAGCGACAAGCCCGTGCTGGTCGATTTCTGGGCCGAATGGTGCGGCCCGTGCAAGATGATTGCCCCCGCGCTGGAAGAAATCAGCGAGGAGCTGGCCGGGCAGGTCACCATCGCCAAGATGGACATCATGGAAAACACCGATACCCCGGCCAAGCTGGGCGTGCAGGGCATCCCCTACCTGGTGCTCTACAAGAACGGCGAGAAAGCCGCCGAACTGACCGGCGCCCGCCCCAAGAGCCAGCTCAAGGCCTGGCTCGAGAGCGTGCTTTAA
- the secA gene encoding preprotein translocase subunit SecA → MIQSLVKSIFGSSNDRYVKSLGKIVNHINALEPQIQALSDTELQAQTAKFRAQLADGKKLDDILPEAFATVREASMRVLGMRHFDVQMVGGIVLHRGEISEMRTGEGKTLVATLATYLNAIEGKGVHVVTVNDYLARRDADWMGQIYRWLGLTVGVIVPNIGEFERREAYAADITYGTNNEFGFDYLRDNMKHDRGQMVQRPFNFAIVDEVDSILIDEARTPLIISGPTEDKSELYTQLDAIVKQVPADWYEKDEKSRHVSFTEDGNEKIEDMLREAGLLATDNLYDVENTQVVHHLDQALKANIMFKRDTDYIVKDDKVVIIDEFTGRMMDGRRWSNGLHQAVEAKEGVKIEPENQTLASITFQNYFRMYPKLSGMTGTAATEAREFWDIYKMNVVEIPTNVPVKRIDEQDEFYKNTQDKFQAIAKAIAEKSKIGQPVLVGTVSIEKSELLSKFLDEEGVKHAVLNARFHEQEAHIVAQAGRMGAVTIATNMAGRGTDIQLGGNVEFRINDELSDMPEGPERDAAIERIKAEVAAEREQVKQAGGLFVLGTERHESRRIDNQLRGRSGRQGDPGLSRFYLCLEDDLLRIFGPDTLFSRMMNSNLEDGEAIGSKWLSKAIETAQKKVEARNYDIRKQVVEYDDVMNDQRKVIYEQRAEIMDSESVGEVVADMRHDTVNAIVAASCPAGSYPEQWDIEGLKTKVEEVLGITPPIDAWLQEDAVEPDLFEERIRAETDAIMERKFAGADTEIWRRVEKSILLERLDHHWKEHLATLDALRQVVFLRAYAQKQPINEYKQEAFGLFERMLETLREDVTGILVKSELRITPPAAPALPELPDFLTGHIDPLTGLDNSGDGDGSESQPALFGSLAGSPRAAFSPGGAATAADNPYAGMEISRNAPCPCGSGSKYKHCHGAAA, encoded by the coding sequence ATGATTCAGTCACTCGTCAAATCGATCTTCGGCTCGTCCAACGATCGCTACGTCAAATCGCTCGGCAAGATCGTCAACCATATCAATGCACTGGAGCCGCAAATCCAGGCCTTGAGCGACACCGAACTGCAGGCGCAGACCGCCAAGTTTCGCGCCCAGCTGGCTGACGGCAAGAAGCTCGACGATATCCTGCCTGAAGCCTTCGCCACGGTTCGTGAAGCCTCCATGCGGGTGCTCGGGATGCGGCACTTCGACGTCCAGATGGTTGGCGGGATCGTGTTGCACCGGGGCGAAATCTCCGAAATGCGGACCGGTGAGGGCAAGACCCTGGTGGCCACGCTGGCGACCTATCTCAATGCCATCGAGGGCAAGGGCGTCCACGTTGTTACGGTCAACGATTACCTGGCCCGCCGCGATGCCGACTGGATGGGGCAGATCTATCGCTGGCTCGGCCTGACCGTGGGCGTGATCGTGCCCAATATCGGCGAATTCGAACGGCGCGAGGCTTATGCGGCCGACATCACCTACGGCACCAACAACGAGTTCGGCTTCGACTACCTGCGCGACAACATGAAGCATGATCGCGGGCAGATGGTGCAGCGCCCCTTCAACTTTGCGATTGTCGACGAAGTCGACTCCATCCTGATCGATGAAGCGCGGACCCCGCTGATCATCTCCGGCCCGACCGAGGACAAGAGCGAACTCTACACCCAGCTTGACGCCATCGTTAAGCAGGTGCCGGCGGACTGGTACGAGAAGGACGAAAAGAGCCGCCACGTCAGCTTCACCGAAGACGGCAACGAGAAGATCGAGGACATGCTCCGCGAAGCCGGGCTGCTCGCGACCGACAACCTCTATGACGTCGAGAACACCCAGGTTGTCCATCACCTTGACCAGGCGCTCAAGGCGAACATCATGTTCAAGCGCGACACGGACTATATCGTCAAGGATGACAAGGTCGTCATCATCGACGAGTTCACCGGGCGCATGATGGATGGTCGCCGCTGGTCGAACGGCCTGCACCAGGCGGTCGAGGCCAAAGAAGGGGTGAAGATCGAGCCGGAAAACCAGACGCTCGCCTCGATCACCTTCCAGAACTATTTCCGCATGTACCCCAAGCTGTCCGGCATGACCGGCACCGCCGCCACCGAGGCACGCGAGTTCTGGGACATCTACAAGATGAACGTGGTCGAGATCCCGACCAATGTCCCGGTCAAGCGGATCGACGAGCAGGACGAGTTCTACAAGAACACGCAGGACAAGTTCCAGGCGATTGCCAAGGCGATTGCCGAGAAGAGCAAGATCGGCCAGCCGGTCCTCGTCGGCACGGTCTCAATCGAGAAATCGGAACTGCTGTCGAAATTCCTCGACGAGGAGGGCGTGAAGCACGCGGTGCTCAATGCCCGCTTCCACGAACAGGAAGCGCACATCGTGGCGCAGGCGGGGCGCATGGGCGCGGTCACGATCGCCACCAACATGGCCGGGCGCGGGACCGACATCCAGCTTGGCGGCAACGTCGAATTCCGCATCAATGACGAACTGTCCGACATGCCCGAAGGGCCGGAACGCGACGCAGCGATCGAGCGGATCAAGGCGGAAGTCGCGGCCGAGCGCGAGCAGGTCAAGCAGGCCGGCGGGCTGTTCGTGCTGGGCACCGAGCGGCACGAAAGCCGCCGCATCGATAACCAGCTGCGCGGCCGCTCCGGCCGTCAGGGCGATCCGGGGCTCAGCCGGTTCTACCTCTGCCTCGAGGATGACCTGCTGCGCATCTTCGGGCCGGACACGCTGTTTTCGCGGATGATGAACTCCAACCTCGAAGATGGCGAGGCGATCGGCTCCAAGTGGCTCAGCAAGGCGATCGAAACCGCCCAGAAGAAGGTCGAGGCGCGCAACTACGATATCCGCAAGCAGGTCGTCGAATACGATGACGTGATGAACGACCAGCGCAAGGTCATCTACGAGCAGCGCGCCGAGATCATGGACAGCGAATCAGTGGGCGAAGTTGTGGCCGATATGCGCCATGACACCGTCAACGCGATCGTCGCTGCCTCCTGTCCGGCCGGGTCCTACCCCGAGCAGTGGGACATCGAAGGCCTCAAGACCAAAGTCGAGGAAGTGCTCGGCATCACCCCGCCGATTGACGCCTGGCTGCAGGAAGACGCGGTTGAGCCCGACCTGTTCGAGGAACGGATCCGCGCCGAGACCGATGCCATCATGGAGCGCAAGTTCGCCGGTGCCGACACCGAGATCTGGCGCCGGGTGGAAAAGTCGATCCTGCTGGAGCGGCTGGATCATCACTGGAAGGAACACCTCGCCACGCTCGATGCGCTGCGCCAGGTCGTATTCCTGCGGGCCTATGCCCAGAAGCAGCCGATCAACGAGTACAAGCAGGAAGCGTTCGGGCTGTTCGAACGGATGCTGGAAACCCTGCGCGAGGATGTGACGGGCATTCTGGTCAAGAGCGAGCTGCGGATCACCCCGCCTGCGGCACCGGCTTTGCCCGAACTGCCCGATTTCCTGACCGGCCATATCGACCCGCTGACGGGGCTCGACAACTCGGGCGACGGTGACGGTTCGGAAAGCCAGCCAGCACTGTTCGGCTCGCTTGCAGGCAGCCCGCGCGCGGCGTTTTCGCCCGGCGGAGCGGCGACGGCAGCGGACAATCCCTATGCGGGAATGGAGATCAGCCGCAACGCCCCATGCCCGTGCGGTTCGGGCAGCAAGTACAAGCACTGCCACGGCGCCGCTGCCTGA
- the argJ gene encoding bifunctional glutamate N-acetyltransferase/amino-acid acetyltransferase ArgJ, which yields MDIARSPLAQTFPAMPPVEGVTLRVARARYKAWDRCDLTLAELAPGTAVAGVFTRSACASSEVELGRAHVAQGQARALVVNAGNSNAFTGYRGREAVEAIMAQVSDHLGCPAEQVFVSSTGVIGVPLPQDKARAGIEAALAAEPCGWEAAASAIGTTDTFTKGAHTSAMIAGKRVELCGIIKGSGMIAPDMATMLGYVFTDAAVEPAFLQHLLERANGRTFSCITVDGDTSTSDTVMAFATGAAGNAPLASFEDAGADAFAAALEDICRQLAHLVVRDGEGAQKFIEIAVRGAVSDDSARRVGLAIANSPLVKTAIAGEDANWGRVVMAVGKAGEPADRDRLSIGFGGVWCARDGQPLAGYDEAPVAAHLKGRDIRIDVDLGLGEGLATVWTCDLTHGYIAINADYRS from the coding sequence ATGGACATCGCCAGAAGCCCGCTCGCCCAGACCTTTCCTGCCATGCCGCCCGTCGAAGGCGTAACGCTGCGCGTTGCCCGCGCACGCTACAAGGCGTGGGACCGGTGCGACCTGACTCTTGCTGAGCTGGCCCCCGGCACGGCCGTGGCCGGGGTATTCACCCGAAGCGCCTGCGCTTCCAGCGAGGTCGAACTGGGCCGGGCCCATGTGGCGCAAGGCCAGGCCCGCGCACTGGTCGTCAACGCGGGCAATTCCAATGCCTTCACCGGCTATCGCGGACGCGAGGCAGTGGAGGCCATCATGGCGCAGGTTTCGGACCATCTCGGCTGCCCGGCAGAACAGGTGTTCGTTTCCTCCACCGGGGTAATCGGGGTGCCGCTGCCGCAAGATAAGGCGCGCGCAGGGATCGAGGCTGCTCTCGCGGCAGAGCCTTGCGGATGGGAAGCCGCCGCCAGTGCTATCGGGACCACCGACACCTTCACCAAGGGCGCCCACACATCGGCCATGATTGCCGGCAAAAGGGTGGAGCTGTGCGGGATCATCAAGGGCAGCGGGATGATCGCGCCGGACATGGCGACCATGCTGGGCTATGTCTTCACTGACGCGGCAGTGGAGCCGGCATTCCTGCAACATCTGCTGGAGCGCGCCAACGGCCGGACCTTCTCCTGCATTACGGTGGATGGCGACACCTCGACCAGCGACACCGTGATGGCCTTTGCCACCGGCGCGGCAGGCAACGCTCCCCTCGCCTCGTTCGAGGATGCCGGGGCCGATGCTTTTGCGGCCGCGCTGGAAGACATCTGCCGCCAGCTGGCCCACCTGGTGGTGCGCGATGGTGAAGGCGCGCAGAAGTTCATTGAAATCGCCGTGCGCGGTGCCGTGTCAGATGACAGTGCCCGGCGGGTCGGCCTTGCCATCGCCAACTCGCCGCTGGTGAAGACCGCCATCGCGGGCGAAGACGCCAACTGGGGCCGCGTGGTCATGGCAGTGGGCAAGGCGGGCGAACCGGCTGACCGCGACAGGCTTTCAATCGGATTCGGCGGTGTCTGGTGCGCGCGTGACGGGCAGCCGCTGGCGGGCTATGACGAAGCACCGGTGGCGGCGCATCTCAAGGGGCGGGATATTCGCATCGATGTCGATCTGGGCCTGGGGGAAGGTCTGGCGACTGTCTGGACCTGTGACCTGACCCACGGCTACATCGCCATCAACGCGGACTACCGTTCATGA
- a CDS encoding inositol monophosphatase family protein encodes MSATLDGAIHALMQRVSEQVILPRYQSLASGEVVAKGPGDVVTVADHEAEAILSEALAALDPGLAIVGEEATHADPAVQDALGRDCWIIDPLDGTRNFAAGKPPFGIILARASGGICTSGWVYDCLTGRFCAAHAGQGAWLDGERVAARPTGLATPVAAISLIYMDPAHREAVKAQVAPHYSLVDIPYCAAEQYPRLGLGVNDVSIFERTLAWDHAAGVLWLNEAGGKAARPDGSAYRADEWDRRGLIGAASPALWEELAVRMAALA; translated from the coding sequence ATGAGTGCCACGCTGGACGGTGCCATTCACGCCCTGATGCAGCGGGTCAGCGAACAGGTTATCCTGCCGCGCTACCAGTCTCTCGCCAGTGGTGAGGTTGTTGCCAAAGGGCCCGGTGACGTCGTCACGGTCGCCGATCACGAGGCCGAGGCGATCCTGAGCGAAGCACTGGCGGCCCTTGATCCGGGCCTGGCCATTGTCGGCGAAGAAGCCACTCATGCCGATCCGGCGGTGCAGGATGCGCTCGGCCGCGATTGCTGGATTATCGACCCGCTCGACGGGACCCGCAATTTCGCAGCCGGCAAGCCGCCCTTCGGGATCATCCTTGCCCGTGCTTCCGGCGGGATCTGCACGTCCGGCTGGGTCTATGACTGCCTGACGGGCCGGTTCTGCGCCGCCCATGCAGGCCAAGGGGCCTGGCTTGACGGCGAACGGGTAGCCGCCCGGCCTACCGGGCTTGCGACCCCCGTCGCCGCAATCTCGCTGATCTACATGGATCCTGCTCACCGCGAGGCAGTCAAGGCGCAGGTCGCGCCCCACTATTCGCTGGTCGACATTCCCTACTGCGCAGCCGAACAGTATCCCCGCCTTGGCCTGGGCGTGAACGACGTGTCGATCTTCGAGCGCACCCTGGCGTGGGATCACGCCGCTGGCGTGCTCTGGCTGAACGAGGCGGGCGGCAAGGCAGCGCGACCCGATGGCTCAGCCTACCGGGCCGATGAATGGGATCGCCGCGGCCTGATCGGCGCGGCCAGCCCCGCCCTGTGGGAGGAACTGGCCGTGCGCATGGCGGCCCTGGCTTAA
- a CDS encoding tyrosine-type recombinase/integrase, translating to MGKLTNKQVENAKPGRHSDGDGLNLLVSSKGAKSWVLRVQVDGKRKDIGLGSLAAYGLAEARDRARELRKTAKQRRDPIAERDRDSNAPPSFKDAAQACHDAKAPGWSDKTAAAFLSSLSAHVHPKIGKLRVDSITERDVAAALSPVWHSKPALAKKLRHRIGLILDYSKASGWRNEGAPRQSLSALLSKQQEGGNFSSMPYEELPAFIAKLEAKTETIGRLALLFTILTAARNGEVRDAMWSQIDLEAGEWRRPASMMRKNGEAHTITLSPEAVVILERAKRWRTIEADCHVFPGKGGKRLSDMTIGKEMAALPYVVHGFRSTFRTWAAERMPSIPEAVAEAALAHKIPDKVVRAYNRAKFLEMRRTLLDAWGRYAAGTSGDVVQLPLSLRSLG from the coding sequence GTGGGCAAACTGACAAACAAACAAGTCGAGAATGCGAAGCCGGGAAGGCATAGCGATGGCGATGGCCTGAACCTGCTCGTCTCGTCCAAAGGGGCGAAGTCGTGGGTTCTCCGGGTGCAAGTCGATGGCAAGCGCAAGGACATTGGCCTAGGATCGCTGGCGGCTTACGGTCTGGCGGAAGCTCGGGACCGCGCCCGCGAGTTGCGCAAGACTGCTAAGCAAAGGCGTGACCCGATTGCAGAGCGTGACAGGGATAGTAACGCGCCGCCCTCGTTCAAGGATGCCGCACAGGCCTGCCATGACGCGAAGGCTCCAGGCTGGTCCGATAAGACTGCTGCCGCGTTCCTGTCATCCCTCTCGGCCCACGTGCACCCCAAGATTGGCAAGCTGAGGGTGGATAGCATTACGGAGCGCGATGTTGCGGCTGCGCTGTCGCCTGTATGGCATAGCAAGCCTGCGCTGGCGAAGAAGCTACGGCACCGGATCGGCCTGATACTCGATTACTCGAAGGCAAGCGGGTGGCGCAATGAGGGCGCTCCGCGTCAAAGCCTCTCGGCGCTGCTGTCGAAGCAACAGGAGGGCGGCAACTTCTCTTCCATGCCCTATGAGGAATTGCCCGCATTTATCGCGAAGCTGGAGGCCAAGACGGAAACGATAGGGCGGTTGGCCCTGCTGTTCACGATCCTGACTGCTGCCCGTAATGGGGAGGTTAGAGACGCGATGTGGTCACAGATTGACCTTGAAGCTGGCGAATGGCGGCGACCGGCTTCTATGATGCGCAAGAACGGCGAGGCCCACACCATTACGCTGTCACCGGAAGCGGTGGTGATACTGGAACGGGCAAAGCGGTGGCGGACCATCGAGGCGGACTGCCATGTGTTTCCCGGCAAGGGCGGCAAGCGTCTATCCGATATGACGATTGGCAAAGAAATGGCCGCGCTGCCTTACGTGGTGCACGGCTTCCGCTCTACATTCCGGACATGGGCGGCGGAACGTATGCCCTCGATCCCTGAGGCTGTCGCTGAGGCGGCATTGGCACACAAGATCCCGGACAAGGTTGTGCGTGCCTACAACAGGGCCAAGTTTCTAGAGATGCGGAGAACCCTGCTCGATGCGTGGGGCAGGTATGCTGCCGGAACGTCTGGCGATGTGGTCCAGCTTCCGCTTTCCTTGCGGTCTCTCGGATAG
- a CDS encoding EAL domain-containing protein, whose amino-acid sequence MMIPAEPVSPVVDRRTRFDRRQRAAPAQVAELAAAIEHGEIEVLFQPQYLCADGALAGAEALVRWQHPAEGLLSGDRVFSLAKDAGLADRLAQHVCESAMASAAPWPDHLRLAINATADDLASPGYPAMLHQSLAKTGFAASRLTLEITEQALVHGLDAAAMMLRALTDQGIAIALDDFGAGFCNFHYLKVLPLAALKLDRSMIEGITTDRRDLAVFRAIMAMARALDLRVIAEGIETPSQRAAVCREGCDRWQGFYGSAPITANEFLELASG is encoded by the coding sequence ATGATGATCCCAGCCGAGCCCGTTTCCCCCGTGGTTGATCGACGCACCCGTTTTGATCGGCGCCAGCGGGCTGCGCCGGCGCAGGTGGCAGAGCTGGCCGCCGCGATCGAACATGGTGAGATCGAGGTGCTGTTCCAGCCGCAGTATCTCTGCGCCGATGGGGCGCTGGCCGGGGCCGAGGCACTGGTACGGTGGCAGCATCCTGCCGAAGGGCTGCTGTCCGGTGATCGGGTTTTCAGCCTCGCCAAGGATGCCGGCCTTGCAGACCGCCTGGCGCAGCATGTCTGCGAGAGCGCGATGGCCAGCGCGGCCCCATGGCCGGATCACCTGCGCCTGGCCATCAATGCCACGGCAGACGATCTGGCCTCCCCTGGCTATCCGGCCATGCTTCACCAGAGCCTTGCCAAGACAGGCTTTGCTGCCTCGCGCCTGACGCTGGAGATTACCGAGCAGGCGCTGGTGCATGGGCTTGACGCGGCGGCCATGATGCTGCGGGCCCTGACCGATCAGGGCATTGCCATCGCGCTGGACGACTTCGGTGCGGGTTTCTGCAATTTCCATTACCTGAAAGTGCTGCCGCTGGCAGCGCTGAAGCTCGATCGGTCAATGATCGAAGGGATTACGACCGACCGGCGCGACCTTGCCGTGTTCCGGGCGATCATGGCCATGGCCCGCGCCCTGGATCTGCGCGTGATTGCAGAAGGGATCGAAACCCCGTCGCAGCGCGCAGCGGTGTGCAGGGAAGGGTGCGATCGTTGGCAGGGGTTCTACGGATCCGCGCCAATCACGGCCAACGAATTTCTCGAGCTAGCCTCCGGTTGA